AACAGGTCACACTGAAGGATCAGTTGATCTTTGCAAACTTGCTGGCGTTAGTCCAATGGCAGCGATTTGCGAGATCGTAAAAGAAGATGGCACAATGGCAAGACGTGATTATTTGGAAGAATTCTGTAAAAAATTTAACCTAAATATGATAAGCGTTTCTGAATTAGTAGAATACAGACTTAGCCACGAAAGCCTAATAGAAGTTTCGCCCGCAAAGAGTGTAAAAATCTGTGGTTTTGAAGCAAAAAGATATGACATAAAAGATCACGAAAATAAAAATCACGCTGCCTATATTTTTGGAAAGATAAAAGCGCAAACTAATGTAAAATTTCAAAAAATAAGTAAAGATCATGAGCTTTTAAGCGGAGATAAATTTGATAATTTATTAAAGGTATTGGACTTTTTAAGTAAAAATGGCGGAGTGTTGCTATTTTTAGACAGCAATAAAAGCGATGCAAGCTCACAAAAAGATTATGGCATTGGGGCACAAATTTTAAAATATTTTGGTATAAGCGAAATTGAGCTTTTAAGCTCAAATAAAAATAAAGAATTTGTAAGCTTAGCAGGCTTTGGTCTTGATATAAAAGGCTATAAAGAAATTTAATTTTGCCACGTTCTATTTAGTGCGGATATCAATCGTCCTAATAGCAAAATTCTTCACTTGGAAAAATTTTGCTCTTTACATCATTTGCGTAGGATTGCACACTCTTTCTTACAATATCCGCTCCATCAAGATAGCGTTTTACAAATTTTGGCTTAAAGTCCTCGAAAAATCCAAGCATATCAGACCATACAAGTACTTGCCCATCGACGTTTACTCCGGATCCGATACCAATAACTGGTACATGAACTTGCTTTGTTATCTCGCTAGCCACGCTACTCATCGTGCCTTCAAGTAAGATGCCAAATGCTCCAGCTTGCTCAAACGCCAAAGCCTCTTCAATTAGTTTTTTTGCCTCGATCTCGCTTCTGCCTTTTATCTTATAGCCACCTTCAAATTTATAAAACTGAGGCTTTAAGCCAATGTGAGCCATAACGTTTATGCCCTCTTCACAAAGGCGCTTCACTAAATTTACTTGATGCATGCCAACTTCGAGCTTTACCGCATCGGCATTTGTCTGTTTGAAAAAATTCATCGCATTTTTTATCGCTTGCTTTTCATTTGTGTAGCTGCCAAATGGCATATCAGCCATGATAAAAGTATTTTTAGCTCCGTTACAAACGGCCTTTGTATGATAAAGCATGGTATTTATGTCTGCACTTATCGTGCTTTCTTGCATATTAAAACTCATATTTAAGCTATCGCCAACCAAAATAATATCAGCATAATCATCAAAAAGCTTAGCAAATAACGCATCATAGGCAGTTATCATTACAATAGGCTCAATGCCTTTTTTGTTTTTTATATCATTTATGCTTAGTTTTTTCATCTGAGTTTTTTCATTTTTCATTGCAAGCTCCAAGGATTTTTAGCTAAAAGGCTAACAATTTTATCAAATTTTTGCTACAATTACGCCAATTTCTTAAGGACATAAAAATGGGTATATTAAAAAGGCTTGAAATAGATTACTCTTATGACATAGTTGAAGAATTTTTATCTCACTATGCTTTAATGTGCGATTTACTCGAGCCTTTGATAATAAATTTAGGAAGAGCTGATAAATATAAAGATAGTATCTTAGAGCTTACTAGGATTTTTCATAATATTAAATCAGCAGCAGGATTCATGCATCTTGATCCGATATTAAAGCTTACAACTTTAGCTGAAGAGATAACTCAAGAGGCAAGAAGTCTAAAAGGGCCAGCAAATGATAAATTTATAGATTGGTTGCTACTTATTAGCGATCAGTTTAATAAATATAAAGATGACGTCGAGAACGATTTTGAATATTTTAGCGTTCTTGAGCCAAAAATCATTGATGTGCCTGCAAAACTTAACTAAATAATTCTTCACTAACCATTTTATTTTTTGGGAGCGACTTGGCTTCGACAGGAGCAGAGTGTGTACGGTGGCACGTCGCTTTGAGCAAAGCGTAAAAAGCTCAAATTAAATTTAAACGCAAACAACGTTAATTTCGCTCCTGCTTACGCTAAAGCTGCGTAAGTTCAGTTGAGCCTTGCTTAGTCTAATTCTAGCTAGGACAAAAGCAAGTAATTTAGCTAGAGTAGGCTCGCAAAGTGACTGCTTGCTAGCTGAAATTTTAGTCTTAGTCTAAATTTTGGTTTTGGAAAGTGAGCCTTTTTAGATGAAATTTTCACTTTTACTAAGCGTGTAGAGGCTGTATGCATTTTGTTTTTGGACAGGGGTTCGATCCCCCTCGCTTCCACCATTTCTATCTAAAATACAAATAAATTTTTATTAAATAGCTTAAATTAAAAAAGCTCTTCTGACTCAAAATAATTTTGTGAAATATTTCGCTCTTTTTCATTAGTATTTACATGAAGCACATAATAGCCTATCTGTGTGTTGCTAGCGTCTATTAATGGAACCACGCAAAAGTAGTGTGTTTTATAAACGTAAAATTCATATTCTTTAAAATTAATATCACGCAAAAAACCTACTATATTTAAATTTGCACTGCTTAAATTTTCGATGTAATAATCATTTAAAATTTGATCACTCGGAATGCTTTTACGAGATGGCATCTTATCTTTTGCCAAAAGAACAAATAGATCAATTCCTTGCTTTTTAAAATAATTTCCAAGTGAGTCAAAATTTAACAAAACCTCGATGTTGCCAATAATTTTACCATCACGTATTACGTTTGAGACAGCCCTTATATGCGTTCCAGCATACCACGCCTCGATACCGACCATGGGCTTGTTTTGATGCCTTGACTCTTGCACTAAAAACCTACTACTAGCGATCATATCGCCATATCTGTTTAGATCCCAGCTCCTTACATAGCTTTTTAGATCTTTATCATAAATGTGAAGCTTAATATTGTTATACATCGAAGCTGCACCAAGGGTTTTGGTTAAATTTTCGATATTTTTTATGCATTCATCGCGGCTTTGACCTAGCAAACACATTTGTATAGACTCATTTTGAGCAAGCAGGATAGAGATCGCCATTGATGAAAATTTCTCATCATCTATGCTTTTATTAAGCTGTTTTACCTGGTAATCAAAAAAGACTCGCATATTATTTTGCATCTTTTCAGCCATATAAGAGCTGTAAAGAAAGTAAAAAAGCCCTCCAAGTACTATGATAAAGATAAAAACGATATAGACATTAAGATATTTTTTATATTTATTCAAAAACTAGCCCTTAACTTTTCTTCTAAAAATTTTGCAAATTTATCAAATTCTGGCAACGCAAGCTCGCTTTTTCTTTTTGGATTAGCCCAAACGCTATCTGGAAAAAACGAGTCACTACTAAATCTAGCAATAACATGAATATGCACGTGTGGCACGTAGTTTCCAAAGCTTGCAATGTTTATTTTGGTTGGTTTATAAAACTCAAGCATAGCCTTTTCGCTTATAAGCATCGCTTCAAATAGCCTTGCCCTACTCGCTTCATCGCAATCGCTTAGCTCACGAAATGGCTTAATGGTAAAAATTTTTATCCAAGGAAGCTCATTGTCTTCACGCTCGATTTTTATAAATTTATCTTCATAGATCATATTTATTCCTATTTTTATACAAAATTTCTCTCTCTTAAAAGCGTATAAAGTTTAATAGTCGAGATAAAAAATGTCACGATCGCTGGTCCAAGGATCACACCCCAAAACCCAAATGTCGTGATGCCGGCGAGCATCGCAAAAAATATAAGAAGTTCATTTATCTTTGTTGGTATTTTGACCAGCTTTGAGTTTATAAATTTAATAACAAGTGGCTTTAAAAGCGTATCAGCTGCAAATGAGATCACTACGATCGTATAAATTGCGATAGTTATCGCTGCTGCTGTGTTGCCATTTGCAAACTCATAAATACTAATAGGCGCCCACGCCAAAATACCGCCAACAACTGGGATTAGTGAAGCAAAGCTAAAAAAGATGCCAGTTAGCACGCCGTCATAGCCGTAAAAGCTTGTGATAATAGCAAATAAAAAGCCTTGTATTATCATATTTGCAATGGTTGAATAAAAAACGACACTCATCACATTGCCAACTTCGCTTAAAATAGACTCTGTGTCATCTTGCTTTAGCGGAAGTGCATATTTTAGATAGCTGATTAGTTCATTGCCATAAAGATTGCAAAAGAAGAAAAAGACCAAAATAATAATCATATCAACGCCAAATTTAAGGCTTAACTTACCTAGACTTGCAAGATTTGTCGCAAGTTGAGAAAAAAGCATCTTAATATCAAGTCCGCCAATAAATTCTTTTATCTTTGGCTCTAAAAAATTTATCGACTCAGGCATCCTAAAATCATAATTTTTGATAAATTCTATAGTCTTTGTAACATTGTTTATATCAAAGCCAGCCGCGTATTTTGCGATCTCAACCACCGCATAAAGAAGTGGGGCGATAAATAAGCAAAGAAGCACAGATGTGGTAAGAGCCGATGAAAGCGTCTTTCGGTTTTTGGTAAGCGATAAAAATGCGATTTGGACATTTGAAACCGCGACAGCAAGCAGTGCAGCGATAAAAATATCAAGCAGATAAGGTTTAAAAAGATAGACCACTAAAGCCAAAGCACAAAATACAAAAATTCCAAAAAATAGTCTATTGTTCATCTTGCTCCCTTAAAATGGGGTAATTATAGCAAATTTATTAAAGCTGCTCATTTGCTTCCCAAATTTGCTCAATCTCTTTGCCATCAAGCTTGTAAAGCTAGCAATTGTGGCTAGGCTTTGGGTATTTTTAGCATGCTACTGGCGCTTAGTAAATTTAGATAAATTTATAGTTTTACGCAAAATTTCTAGCTCAAAAGCTCCTACAAATTTAGCCTTTTACGTGCACTGAAAATTTGCCCCAACGATCTCGCATTCATCACATATTTGAACATATATAGTTCCATCGCCATCTACTAGACTTCCAAGAGGAATTTGTGCTAGATATTTCATGCTTTTGCTGCATTTTGGACATTTTAAATACTCGGCATCTTGCTCCCACTGCGGATATCCACCAAGCAAAATTTCGCTATCTATCATATACGAGTAGTGAGCGCAAACCTCGCTGGCTAGCTCGAAATTTTGCCCATCAAGAGTCGTCACAGCATCTCTTAAATAGTCCTCACTCTCGCCCTCGCCCACTATCTCTGTTTGCATATTATTGTCATCATTTTGGCAAAAATACTGCACCAAGCCCACACATGTTGGGCAAAATTTAAGCACAGCATCGTTTTTTAGCTCTAGTCCGAGTCGCTTTAGACTCTCTTTTTTGATGATAAATTCCAGCATCTCACCGCTACAAAATTTACATTTTTCATCGCTTAGTGCTTTAAATTTAATGCTTGTATCTACGTTTTGGCTTGGCTGGCAAGTAAAGCACCTATCAAAAAATAGGCTTCTTCTCTTGCCGCTCTCATCAAAGCTCCAGCCAGCAACCTGCGCGTATCCATCCATATCAACGTGAAGCTTTGCCTTCCAAGGCTTTGGCGCTTTATAGAGCTTAAAAAATAGCTCCCTCACCACCTCATCGCCCTGCCACGCAAGCGCACAAAGGATGTGATTTATTTTTACGATATTTTCAGCGCCATTTAGACTATTTATGAGCTCATCTCTCACGTCGCTTGTGGCGTTTTTATAAATTTCAAATGGGTAGTATTCACTCTCTTTGGTCACTTCTCTTATTATCTGCTCGTCGCAAATTCCGTGCAGGTAGAAAATATAGACAAGATCGCTATAAATTTCATCATATTTGCCTATATCGTCTGTGTGAGCTAGGACATTTTTTAGCTTTTGCTTAATCTCAGTCTCGCTTAAACCTTGATAAAACTCCAGCTTCTCTTTTTGTCTGCATT
This genomic interval from Campylobacter concisus contains the following:
- a CDS encoding bifunctional 3,4-dihydroxy-2-butanone 4-phosphate synthase/GTP cyclohydrolase II; the encoded protein is MAFENVLKAIEDIKNGKMVIMVDDEDRENEGDLVFSAASSDMQKVNFAITHAKGVLCLAMDEANAKRLDLPLMVSKNTSSHETAFTVTIDAKEATTGVSAYERDMTIRLAASTDSVPENFVRPGHIFPLIAKKGGVLVRTGHTEGSVDLCKLAGVSPMAAICEIVKEDGTMARRDYLEEFCKKFNLNMISVSELVEYRLSHESLIEVSPAKSVKICGFEAKRYDIKDHENKNHAAYIFGKIKAQTNVKFQKISKDHELLSGDKFDNLLKVLDFLSKNGGVLLFLDSNKSDASSQKDYGIGAQILKYFGISEIELLSSNKNKEFVSLAGFGLDIKGYKEI
- the panB gene encoding 3-methyl-2-oxobutanoate hydroxymethyltransferase, yielding MKNEKTQMKKLSINDIKNKKGIEPIVMITAYDALFAKLFDDYADIILVGDSLNMSFNMQESTISADINTMLYHTKAVCNGAKNTFIMADMPFGSYTNEKQAIKNAMNFFKQTNADAVKLEVGMHQVNLVKRLCEEGINVMAHIGLKPQFYKFEGGYKIKGRSEIEAKKLIEEALAFEQAGAFGILLEGTMSSVASEITKQVHVPVIGIGSGVNVDGQVLVWSDMLGFFEDFKPKFVKRYLDGADIVRKSVQSYANDVKSKIFPSEEFCY
- a CDS encoding histidine phosphotransferase, which gives rise to MGILKRLEIDYSYDIVEEFLSHYALMCDLLEPLIINLGRADKYKDSILELTRIFHNIKSAAGFMHLDPILKLTTLAEEITQEARSLKGPANDKFIDWLLLISDQFNKYKDDVENDFEYFSVLEPKIIDVPAKLN
- a CDS encoding cache domain-containing protein; the protein is MNKYKKYLNVYIVFIFIIVLGGLFYFLYSSYMAEKMQNNMRVFFDYQVKQLNKSIDDEKFSSMAISILLAQNESIQMCLLGQSRDECIKNIENLTKTLGAASMYNNIKLHIYDKDLKSYVRSWDLNRYGDMIASSRFLVQESRHQNKPMVGIEAWYAGTHIRAVSNVIRDGKIIGNIEVLLNFDSLGNYFKKQGIDLFVLLAKDKMPSRKSIPSDQILNDYYIENLSSANLNIVGFLRDINFKEYEFYVYKTHYFCVVPLIDASNTQIGYYVLHVNTNEKERNISQNYFESEELF
- a CDS encoding HIT family protein, with product MIYEDKFIKIEREDNELPWIKIFTIKPFRELSDCDEASRARLFEAMLISEKAMLEFYKPTKINIASFGNYVPHVHIHVIARFSSDSFFPDSVWANPKRKSELALPEFDKFAKFLEEKLRASF
- a CDS encoding AI-2E family transporter; the encoded protein is MNNRLFFGIFVFCALALVVYLFKPYLLDIFIAALLAVAVSNVQIAFLSLTKNRKTLSSALTTSVLLCLFIAPLLYAVVEIAKYAAGFDINNVTKTIEFIKNYDFRMPESINFLEPKIKEFIGGLDIKMLFSQLATNLASLGKLSLKFGVDMIIILVFFFFCNLYGNELISYLKYALPLKQDDTESILSEVGNVMSVVFYSTIANMIIQGFLFAIITSFYGYDGVLTGIFFSFASLIPVVGGILAWAPISIYEFANGNTAAAITIAIYTIVVISFAADTLLKPLVIKFINSKLVKIPTKINELLIFFAMLAGITTFGFWGVILGPAIVTFFISTIKLYTLLRERNFV
- a CDS encoding cytochrome C, translated to MGEPHLCPRCKQRTIYFDGICYECRQKEKLEFYQGLSETEIKQKLKNVLAHTDDIGKYDEIYSDLVYIFYLHGICDEQIIREVTKESEYYPFEIYKNATSDVRDELINSLNGAENIVKINHILCALAWQGDEVVRELFFKLYKAPKPWKAKLHVDMDGYAQVAGWSFDESGKRRSLFFDRCFTCQPSQNVDTSIKFKALSDEKCKFCSGEMLEFIIKKESLKRLGLELKNDAVLKFCPTCVGLVQYFCQNDDNNMQTEIVGEGESEDYLRDAVTTLDGQNFELASEVCAHYSYMIDSEILLGGYPQWEQDAEYLKCPKCSKSMKYLAQIPLGSLVDGDGTIYVQICDECEIVGANFQCT